The Methanoregula boonei 6A8 genome has a window encoding:
- the thrC gene encoding threonine synthase, whose protein sequence is MYHLVCVHCGATYSADEILYNCKKCGHLLAVKYPLDTITVKRSTWDARPLSVWRYKELLPVHIEPVSLQEGGTPLYHLKRLGEEMGLKHLYAKHEGMNPSGSFKDRGMTVGVSMAIQLKKKSVACASTGNTSASLAVYAAKAGIPAVVLLPAGHVAVGKIAQALMHGAKVISIRGNFDRALEMVHDLCLTHGLYLLNSINPYRLEGQKTIGFEAIDQLGCVPDRIVLPVGNAGNISAVYKGLLELEALDFINSLPKMTGIQATGASPVVRAIKENLPVVQTEENPETLASAIRIGAPVNAEKALVAIRKTGGTAESVTDDEILAMQRDLARKEGIGVEPASAASVAGIRKLVEMGAIDRDEKIVCVVTGHLLKDPETVIKQCEPPIEIDADLPSLLSALHL, encoded by the coding sequence ATGTACCATCTCGTGTGCGTTCACTGCGGTGCCACGTATTCCGCTGACGAGATCCTCTATAACTGTAAAAAATGCGGTCACCTGCTCGCGGTAAAATATCCTCTTGATACAATAACCGTGAAGCGTTCCACCTGGGACGCCCGCCCGCTCTCGGTCTGGCGCTACAAGGAGCTCCTCCCGGTGCATATTGAGCCGGTTTCCCTGCAGGAAGGAGGTACCCCCCTCTACCACTTAAAACGCCTCGGGGAAGAGATGGGGCTGAAGCACCTTTATGCGAAACACGAAGGGATGAACCCGTCGGGCTCTTTTAAGGATCGCGGGATGACCGTGGGCGTCTCCATGGCAATCCAGCTCAAGAAGAAGAGCGTTGCCTGCGCAAGCACCGGGAATACCTCGGCAAGCCTTGCAGTCTATGCCGCAAAAGCCGGGATCCCGGCAGTCGTGCTTCTCCCTGCGGGACACGTTGCTGTCGGAAAGATTGCCCAGGCACTGATGCACGGTGCAAAGGTTATCTCGATCCGGGGCAATTTCGACCGTGCACTCGAGATGGTCCACGATCTCTGCCTCACGCATGGGCTCTACCTCTTAAACTCGATCAATCCCTACCGGCTGGAGGGCCAAAAGACGATCGGGTTTGAGGCAATCGATCAGCTGGGATGCGTCCCCGACAGGATTGTCCTCCCGGTAGGAAACGCTGGAAATATTTCCGCGGTGTACAAAGGGCTGCTGGAACTTGAGGCACTGGACTTTATCAATAGCCTGCCAAAAATGACCGGCATTCAGGCCACCGGTGCAAGCCCTGTCGTCAGGGCAATAAAGGAGAACCTGCCCGTTGTCCAGACCGAGGAGAATCCCGAGACCCTTGCCTCAGCAATCCGGATCGGTGCACCTGTAAATGCAGAGAAGGCGCTTGTTGCAATCCGTAAGACCGGAGGAACAGCCGAATCGGTGACTGATGATGAGATCCTTGCGATGCAGCGCGATCTCGCACGCAAGGAAGGAATCGGCGTGGAACCTGCATCTGCCGCATCAGTGGCCGGCATCCGCAAGCTCGTAGAGATGGGTGCGATCGACCGCGATGAGAAGATTGTCTGTGTGGTGACCGGTCACCTCTTAAAAGACCCGGAAACAGTGATTAAACAATGCGAACCCCCAATCGAGATCGATGCGGACCTGCCCTCGCTGCTCTCTGCGTTGCACTTGTGA
- a CDS encoding nitrilase-related carbon-nitrogen hydrolase, giving the protein MRCCSAQISGVWEAPDETLEQVETCFFRAAREGAALISFPEQFATGWDPCSTKNTGGISGTVVNGLRELAKKHKIAVIGSFRETCLPKPRNTAIAIDRNGTILTTYAKIHLFTPGREDQAFSPGTGLATFALEGVQIGLAICYDLRFPEIFRLYRQRGVHAVIVPAAWPKSRLKHWELFIQSRAAENQMYIAGVNTSGTNPVDQYAGASMTADPHGTIIARAGTEQELLYYEIDPLIVEQARRDFPVENDRKDELYRSLGENART; this is encoded by the coding sequence ATGCGATGCTGCAGCGCCCAGATAAGCGGAGTCTGGGAAGCCCCGGACGAGACCCTTGAACAAGTAGAAACGTGTTTTTTTCGTGCTGCCCGTGAGGGGGCGGCACTTATCTCGTTTCCCGAGCAGTTTGCCACAGGGTGGGATCCCTGTTCAACAAAAAACACCGGGGGCATCTCCGGGACTGTGGTGAACGGCCTCAGGGAGCTTGCAAAAAAGCACAAAATTGCCGTCATCGGATCGTTTCGCGAGACATGCTTGCCCAAACCACGAAACACGGCAATCGCTATCGATCGCAATGGCACGATCCTTACAACGTACGCGAAGATCCACCTCTTCACACCCGGCCGGGAAGATCAGGCTTTTTCCCCGGGTACCGGGCTTGCAACCTTTGCCCTTGAAGGAGTGCAGATCGGTCTTGCTATCTGTTACGATCTCCGGTTCCCCGAGATCTTCCGGTTATACCGGCAACGTGGTGTCCATGCGGTGATTGTTCCTGCTGCATGGCCCAAAAGCCGGTTGAAACACTGGGAGCTGTTCATCCAGTCCCGTGCAGCGGAGAACCAGATGTACATTGCGGGAGTGAATACCTCCGGGACAAACCCGGTAGATCAGTATGCGGGAGCGTCAATGACCGCAGATCCTCACGGGACCATCATTGCACGGGCAGGTACAGAACAGGAACTGCTGTACTACGAGATCGATCCCTTAATCGTGGAACAGGCCAGAAGGGATTTCCCGGTGGAAAATGACCGGAAGGACGAGCTGTACCGTTCCCTTGGAGAAAACGCCCGCACGTAA
- a CDS encoding acylphosphatase produces MKRVTAVATGNVQGVGYRHYISECAHHLGLHGSVQNMQDGSVHMVAEGSPAALDDFLRLVWARGDPRIHVENLQVTEGGATGEFKGFWVVW; encoded by the coding sequence ATGAAGCGGGTTACCGCGGTGGCAACCGGCAACGTGCAGGGGGTGGGATACCGGCATTATATATCCGAATGCGCCCACCATCTCGGGCTGCATGGCTCGGTGCAGAATATGCAGGACGGCTCCGTGCACATGGTTGCAGAAGGATCCCCCGCAGCGCTCGATGATTTTCTCCGGCTGGTATGGGCCCGGGGAGATCCGCGGATCCATGTCGAGAACCTGCAGGTGACCGAGGGAGGGGCCACCGGGGAATTTAAGGGATTCTGGGTTGTGTGGTAA
- a CDS encoding DUF5803 family protein produces the protein MRTPNRDRCGPALAALCVALVIILGVPPVGALDATYQVLPNATSYAARVDITGASDYLFADTDMLGENVPVSVTNVTLIAENGTPVDVNWTKPWNAPSSISFPKGNYTVAYVAPLSNNQIQESYFSPYNVSVNLPGEYDVRNPLLAGLSQGANVTRLPDNSTVVSWNQTTSFEIRFYDQAREDLLYLFAEFMVILATILLLPFFLTRKPPEE, from the coding sequence ATGCGAACCCCCAATCGAGATCGATGCGGACCTGCCCTCGCTGCTCTCTGCGTTGCACTTGTGATCATCCTTGGTGTCCCCCCTGTCGGGGCACTTGATGCCACGTACCAGGTGCTGCCCAACGCTACATCGTATGCCGCCCGGGTTGATATCACCGGTGCGTCGGACTATCTGTTTGCCGATACCGACATGCTGGGAGAGAATGTCCCTGTGAGCGTCACCAATGTGACCCTGATCGCGGAGAATGGCACTCCGGTGGACGTTAACTGGACAAAACCGTGGAACGCCCCCTCGTCAATTTCCTTTCCCAAAGGGAATTACACCGTTGCCTACGTAGCACCGTTAAGCAACAACCAGATTCAGGAATCGTATTTCTCACCATACAACGTGAGCGTGAATCTGCCCGGGGAATACGATGTACGCAACCCGCTCCTTGCGGGGTTGAGTCAGGGTGCAAACGTGACCCGGCTTCCGGACAATTCCACGGTGGTATCCTGGAACCAGACCACCTCTTTTGAGATCCGGTTCTATGACCAGGCCCGGGAAGACCTGCTGTACCTCTTTGCCGAGTTTATGGTAATTCTTGCAACCATCCTGTTACTGCCTTTCTTCCTGACAAGAAAACCGCCGGAAGAATAG